The DNA segment ATACACCGTCTCGAAGTCGGCCGCGGGGGTGTTCTCTTCGAGCCAGTCGGCCCGCTCGGCGATGGCCTCCGGCTCTTCGACCAGCGTGTTCTGGCCGTCGACGACGCCCGCCGCGATGGAGTCCTTCGTGCCGTACTCGTTGATGTTGTAGAGGTTGTCCTCGTGGTTCGTCACGAAGTCGTAACCCACGGCGTCGAAGTCGGCGTCCAGGAGGTGGGCGTGGACCTTCTCCTCCAGCGCGCCCCAGTAGGTCTGGACGACGACGTCGGTGTCCGCGTCGGCCGCGCCGGCGACGGCGTCCACGGCCTCGCTGGCGCGCTCGTCCTCGCCCTCCGCGGGCGAGTTCACGACGAGCGAGGGTTCGAGGAGGGTCAGCGTCTCGACCTCGGGGAACGCCTCGACTTCGCCGGCGAGGAAGTCTGCGACCGCGGCGAGGAAGTCGTCTTCGTCGCCGTAGTACTCGTCGGTGGCGAGGTCGGCCAGCGAGTAGGGACCGGGGACGACCGCCTGGAGTTCGCCGGCGTCGGCGAACTCGCTCGCGGCTTCGAGGTCGGCGGCGACGTCGCCGTCGAAGGTGAGTTCGTCGGTCACGACGGGGTCGCGGTAAAAGTTGTTGTTGTCGTAGTACCGGACGATACCGCGGGTTTCGACGCTGTCGTGGACCGC comes from the Halorussus vallis genome and includes:
- a CDS encoding 5-methyltetrahydropteroyltriglutamate--homocysteine methyltransferase; the protein is MTERVSTTAGVYPLPDWAKDDLADLKGHQKHDLVDGDEGEDVLAVYDRAREEVIDRQQNAGLDRVVEGQLRWDDMLAHPLAVHDSVETRGIVRYYDNNNFYRDPVVTDELTFDGDVAADLEAASEFADAGELQAVVPGPYSLADLATDEYYGDEDDFLAAVADFLAGEVEAFPEVETLTLLEPSLVVNSPAEGEDERASEAVDAVAGAADADTDVVVQTYWGALEEKVHAHLLDADFDAVGYDFVTNHEDNLYNINEYGTKDSIAAGVVDGQNTLVEEPEAIAERADWLEENTPAADFETVYLTPNTELFYLPYSTFEEKLAALGEATEIAEVKA